CTTTTGGTGGTGTTAGGTTAAAACTAGTTAGTTTTAATTTTGCGTTGCCTACAAGGGTTACCTTTCCTTTTTTTATGTTCACATTAAAATCTAACGGTATCGTTTTGCTGGTACCTGCAATTACTAAATCGCCAATAGTCTGGACAGTAAATTGACCATTACCTTTAGCAGTTACATGAGTCACTTCGCTTAAGGTAAATAAAATGTATTTGTATTGATCAGATTTGAGCGTCTCAGTTGCAGTTTCAGTGATTCCTGATTTTACGCCCTTTAAACTTTCGGTTAATACAGCAATTGATAAGTGAGTAATGTCACAAGATTCTAAATCATTAAAACCGATAGAACCATGTGTAGTTTTAGCATCTACTTTCCAACCATGCAGATTAGAACTTCCAAATACTGTAAGTTGTGATTTTTGATTTTCAAGCGTTAACATTTGTGCTTGGGAGTAATTCATAGTGAAACCTACTACAACGATTAAGCTTACTAGTCTTTTTAAGATATTTTGCGTATTCATGAGTTAATGTGTTTAGATTATGATGTAAATATCCAATCTTTACCATTATTAAATTATGATTTAAGTCATGTTTTTATTGTTGAATTCGTAAATTATGGATAATTTTTAATTAAATTTTGAATATTACATAATTGCAATTTTTTTAACTAAAATCCTATATTTTTAACAGGCTAAGTTATTTTCATAACAAATACTTTTTTCCTAAAGTTAAATTAGGTTTAAAAAATGCCTTTTGTTTTGTTTTTGAATTGATAACAAGCAGCAAAAGTTTATCGCGTATGCAACTTGCAGAACGTTATGGTGTAGCCCAAAACTCTTTTTTACTTTTTCTTTAGGAATAATAAAAGGAAACCATAACTAGGCTATTTTCATTAACAGTAATTTCAACCAAAAACTGATGTAATTTTAAGATTGGTATTAAAACCCAAAAAGAAACCCGCAGCTAAAATTTTAGCTGCGGGTTTATGATGTAAGATTGATTTATGCTACAAAATGATATAATATCAGTTTGAGGCGATTAATTTTCGAATAAATCAACCGATTGTTTTGCGATTTCTAGTTCTTCATTAGTAGGAATCACTAAAATTTTTGCTTTTGATGTAGGTAAGTTAATCTCGCGAATCTCACCAGAACGTTTTGCATTTTCTTCCTTGTTTAATTCCAATCCGAAAAAGTCCATATCTTCACATACCATTTCACGAATTACATCGGAGTTTTCACCAATTCCAGCCGTGAAAACAATCGCATCTAATCCGTTTAACACGGCAGCATAGCTACCAATGTATTTTTTAATGCGGTAGGTGTTCATGGCTAAAGCAAGCTGGCAGTCTTTATTGCCTTTTTCAGCTTCAGCTTGAATATCTCTTAAATCGCTATAACCAGTTAGACCAAGCATTCCACTTTTCTTTTGTAAAAGGGTATTGATTTCGTCTAACGAATAATTTAGCTTTTTAGCTAAATAAAAGATGATGGATTGATCGATATCACCAGAACGCGTTCCCATAATTAATCCATTTACTGGAGAGAAGCCTAATGAGTGATCGATACATTTACCGTCTTTTACAGCCGACATGCTACAACCGTTACCCAAGTGAATGGTAATGACGTTTGACGCCTTATCGCCTAAATATTCGGTAGCTTTTTCTGAAACATATTTATGACTGGTACCATGAAATCCGTATAAACGAATGTTGTGTTCGTCTGAATAGGCTTTAGGAATGGCATATAAATAAGCTTTCTCAGGAATAGATTGATGGAAGGCTGTATCGAAAACAGCGACTTGCTTAGCGTTAGGAAAAATAGCTTCTGCGACTATAATACCTTCTAGGTTTGCAGGGTTGTGTAAAGGTGCTAATGAAATTAAAGCTTTTATTTTCTCTTTAACTTCTTCGGTTATTTCAGTGGTGTCACTAAAATATTTTCCACCGTGTACCACACGATGTCCTACAACGGCTATATCGTCTGTAGATTTAATAATACCTGTTTCGGCATCCAATAATTGTTTAGCAACTAATTCTAATCCTACTTTGTGATTAGGAATTGAAGTCACTAAATCTACAGAATTTTTATCAGTTTTATATTTAAAAATGGCATCATCTAAACCGATACGCTCAATAATTCCTGAGCATAAAACGGTTTCTTCTGGCATTGAAATTAATTGATACTTTAGGGATGAACTCCCCGAATTTAATACTAATACTTGCATTTTTATTGATCTTGAGCTTGAATAGCTGTTATTATTACTGTACTGTAAATATCATCGGCAGTACAACCTCTACTTAAATCGTTAACCGGTTTGTTTAAACCTTGTAACATGGGGCCTATAGCTAATGCACCAGTTTCTCTTTGTACGGCTTTATAGGTGTTGTTACCCGTATTTAAATCTGGGAAAACCAACACGCTTGCTTGTCCAGCAACTTCAGAATCTGGTAATTTACTTTTCCCAATACGCATATCAACGGCGGCATCATACTGGATAGGGCCTTCAATTTTCATATGAGGCGCTTTTTCTTTGGCAATTTCTGTAGCTTTTCTAACTTTATCAACCTCTTCACCTTTTCCTGATGATCCAGAAGAATAAGACAATAAAGCCACTTTAGGTTCTACTCCGAAATTTTGAGCGGTTTCAGCAGAAGAAATGGCGATTTCAGCTAACTGTTCTGCATTCGGATTCGGGTTAATCGCACAGTCTCCAAAAATAGATACACGATCTTCTAAACACATAAAGAATACTGACGAAACAATATTTACTCCTGGTTTAGTTTTTATAAACTGAAGTGCAGGTCTTAAAGTATGTTGTGTTGTATGTACAGCTCCAGAAACCATACCATCTGCATGACCCTTATAAATCATCATAGTC
This genomic interval from Tamlana carrageenivorans contains the following:
- a CDS encoding YceI family protein → MNTQNILKRLVSLIVVVGFTMNYSQAQMLTLENQKSQLTVFGSSNLHGWKVDAKTTHGSIGFNDLESCDITHLSIAVLTESLKGVKSGITETATETLKSDQYKYILFTLSEVTHVTAKGNGQFTVQTIGDLVIAGTSKTIPLDFNVNIKKGKVTLVGNAKLKLTSFNLTPPKALMGTIKAKDDIFLRFETNFSEPTIL
- a CDS encoding acetate/propionate family kinase, whose protein sequence is MQVLVLNSGSSSLKYQLISMPEETVLCSGIIERIGLDDAIFKYKTDKNSVDLVTSIPNHKVGLELVAKQLLDAETGIIKSTDDIAVVGHRVVHGGKYFSDTTEITEEVKEKIKALISLAPLHNPANLEGIIVAEAIFPNAKQVAVFDTAFHQSIPEKAYLYAIPKAYSDEHNIRLYGFHGTSHKYVSEKATEYLGDKASNVITIHLGNGCSMSAVKDGKCIDHSLGFSPVNGLIMGTRSGDIDQSIIFYLAKKLNYSLDEINTLLQKKSGMLGLTGYSDLRDIQAEAEKGNKDCQLALAMNTYRIKKYIGSYAAVLNGLDAIVFTAGIGENSDVIREMVCEDMDFFGLELNKEENAKRSGEIREINLPTSKAKILVIPTNEELEIAKQSVDLFEN